A single Biomphalaria glabrata chromosome 2, xgBioGlab47.1, whole genome shotgun sequence DNA region contains:
- the LOC106055660 gene encoding uncharacterized protein LOC106055660 isoform X3, translating into MDCFAVLLKAFSDPDDKKRGTLSLDSNVQCVLRVFFCEALFQLNTTEIDNLNKLLTCFQETMCLRKEVQMFWFEKIQMTRELINVYEKESMSFAKSGQEKATLRLLSVVTSFIFLFLFSLGKQKYIV; encoded by the exons TTGCAGTATTACTAAAGGCTTTCTCCGACCCCGATGATAAAAAAAGGGGAACCTTGAGCCTCGACTCTAATGTGCAGTGTGTCTTGAGGGTCTTCTTCTGTGAAGCCCTGTTCCAGCTGAATACTACTGAAAT AGATAACTTAAACAAATTGTTGACTTGTTTTCAAGAAACGATGTGCTTACGGAAAGAAGTCCAAATGTTTTGGTTCGAGAAGATTCAAATGACAAGGGAACTTATCAATG TGTATGAAAAAGAGAGTATGTCATTTGCTAAATCTGGACAAGAGAAAGCAACTCTCCGACTTCTGTCTGTTGTGACCagttttatctttttgtttctttttagccttggaaaacaaaaatacattgttTAA